In Pelosinus sp. UFO1, one genomic interval encodes:
- the asrB gene encoding anaerobic sulfite reductase subunit AsrB, whose protein sequence is MNNTYLPFKSRIIKIIPHTAIDYTFLMEYKGDVKPGQFFEVSIPKYGEAPISVSEIGEGYVGLTIRKVGLVTNTIHELQEDGVLFLRGPYGNGFDINLFQSKEVIVAAGGTGLAPVRGVVDYFAENVNEVTSFSLIAGFKSPKDILYKDDFEKWQNNINVIVTVDGSEDVMYKGNTGLITKYVQDIHIENQAEVNVIVVGPPIMIRFTVAEFLKRGIKEENVWVSYERKMCCGVGKCGHCKIDDTYICLEGPVFNYVKAKNFID, encoded by the coding sequence ATGAACAATACGTATCTACCTTTTAAATCCCGAATTATAAAAATAATTCCTCATACTGCTATTGATTATACTTTCTTGATGGAATATAAGGGCGATGTAAAGCCAGGACAATTTTTTGAAGTATCCATTCCTAAATACGGCGAAGCTCCGATTTCTGTAAGTGAAATTGGTGAAGGTTATGTTGGGTTGACAATTCGCAAAGTTGGTTTGGTTACCAACACAATTCATGAACTACAGGAAGATGGTGTACTATTTCTAAGGGGACCATATGGTAATGGTTTTGATATTAACTTATTTCAATCAAAGGAAGTAATTGTAGCTGCTGGTGGGACGGGATTAGCTCCAGTCAGAGGTGTTGTAGATTATTTCGCTGAGAATGTTAATGAGGTTACGTCTTTTTCGCTGATTGCGGGATTCAAATCACCTAAAGATATACTGTATAAAGATGATTTTGAGAAGTGGCAAAACAACATTAACGTCATAGTAACGGTCGATGGCTCAGAGGATGTAATGTATAAAGGAAATACGGGGCTCATTACAAAATATGTACAGGATATTCACATTGAAAATCAAGCAGAGGTAAATGTAATTGTTGTTGGTCCACCCATAATGATACGTTTTACTGTGGCAGAATTTTTAAAAAGAGGGATTAAAGAAGAAAATGTATGGGTGTCATACGAAAGAAAAATGTGCTGTGGTGTTGGTAAATGCGGGCACTGTAAAATTGACGATACCTATATTTGCCTTGAAGGACCTGTATTTAACTATGTAAAAGCTAAGAATTTTATTGATTAA
- the asrC gene encoding sulfite reductase subunit C, which translates to MDINTKMLKKNAFRITKERDKTAVRIRVPGGEMAVKYLETVRHVAETFGNGTIHITTRQGFEIPGISIDKMAEVNAIIQSLIEGLEINQTYSNAGYPAAGTRNVAACIGSRVCQFANYDTSAFAQRIEKVIFPNDYHVKIALTGCPNDCIKARMNDFGIIGMNEPQYDSYRCIGCQACVKTCEKKSAGALKVENFKVVRNSDKCIGCGECVLKCPTGAWTRNSEKLYQLVIMGRTGRKNPRIAQPFIKWINEESILEILKNTYDYVHQYIDKDAPGGKEHVGYIVDRTGYQIFKNWVLKDVNLNSEAQVAEYIYW; encoded by the coding sequence ATGGATATAAATACAAAAATGTTAAAAAAGAATGCCTTTCGCATAACAAAGGAAAGAGATAAGACTGCTGTTCGAATAAGAGTCCCAGGAGGAGAAATGGCAGTCAAATATCTAGAGACGGTTAGGCATGTAGCTGAAACCTTTGGTAATGGTACCATTCATATCACAACGCGACAAGGCTTTGAAATCCCAGGTATTAGTATAGATAAAATGGCAGAGGTGAATGCCATAATCCAAAGTCTGATCGAAGGACTTGAGATTAACCAAACCTATTCTAATGCAGGGTATCCAGCAGCGGGTACCAGAAATGTAGCGGCCTGTATTGGTAGTCGGGTATGTCAATTTGCTAATTATGATACAAGTGCTTTTGCTCAAAGAATAGAGAAAGTGATATTCCCCAATGACTATCATGTGAAAATTGCTCTTACCGGTTGCCCTAATGATTGCATTAAGGCAAGAATGAATGATTTTGGTATTATTGGCATGAACGAACCACAGTATGATTCCTATCGGTGTATCGGCTGCCAAGCATGTGTAAAAACTTGTGAAAAGAAATCTGCTGGTGCATTGAAGGTTGAAAACTTCAAGGTGGTCAGGAATTCTGATAAATGTATTGGCTGTGGAGAATGTGTGCTAAAGTGTCCTACAGGAGCTTGGACGAGAAATTCAGAAAAATTATATCAGCTTGTAATTATGGGGAGAACGGGTAGAAAGAATCCGAGAATTGCTCAACCCTTTATCAAATGGATTAATGAAGAAAGTATTTTAGAGATACTTAAGAATACCTATGACTATGTTCATCAATATATCGATAAAGATGCACCAGGGGGAAAAGAGCATGTAGGGTACATTGTTGATCGTACTGGTTATCAAATATTTAAAAATTGGGTATTAAAAGATGTAAATTTAAATAGCGAGGCACAGGTAGCAGAATATATCTATTGGTAA
- a CDS encoding MFS transporter has protein sequence MYKLKTWNPEDPIFWEQEGKKIANRNLWISVPALLISFCIWMLWSVVAVNLNSAGFSFSAEQLFNLAALPGLSGATLRIFYAFVVPVFGGRNWTVISTASLLIPAIGIGYAVQDTTTSYTTMVILAVLCGLGGGNFASSMGNINFFFPKKQKGTALGINGGLGNVGVSVVQFVAPLVITCGIFGSMGGEPQIIMNGGIGKSIWLQNAAFIWIIPIVLITVAAFFGMNNLETAKASVREQFIIFKCKHMWVMSFIYTIAFGSFIGYSAVFPLLIKFQFSGINPLQYAFLGPLVGALSRPIGGWAADKYGGARVSFWSIFVMIGATLGVIFFMNQHNFIAFFIMALILFVTSGAASGSTFGMLSKIFNPKEAAPAIGFISAVAAYGAFFVPKAFGWSTQATGSPSMALYGFIASYIISLFVIYHYYNRRDAEIKC, from the coding sequence TTGTATAAACTGAAAACATGGAATCCAGAAGACCCTATATTCTGGGAACAGGAGGGGAAAAAAATTGCGAACCGGAATTTATGGATTTCGGTTCCTGCACTATTAATATCTTTTTGTATTTGGATGTTATGGTCAGTAGTTGCCGTTAATCTTAATAGTGCAGGGTTTAGCTTTAGTGCAGAGCAGTTATTTAACTTAGCCGCTTTACCAGGATTATCAGGTGCAACGTTGCGTATCTTTTATGCTTTTGTAGTACCTGTTTTTGGGGGACGGAATTGGACTGTCATTAGTACTGCATCACTTTTAATTCCCGCCATTGGTATTGGCTATGCGGTGCAGGATACTACCACAAGCTATACAACCATGGTTATATTGGCCGTATTATGTGGCTTAGGCGGAGGAAATTTTGCATCATCGATGGGGAATATTAACTTCTTTTTTCCAAAAAAACAGAAGGGAACTGCCCTAGGGATAAATGGGGGCTTGGGTAATGTAGGTGTTAGTGTAGTGCAGTTTGTAGCGCCCCTTGTGATCACCTGTGGGATTTTTGGCAGTATGGGTGGTGAACCTCAAATTATAATGAATGGGGGGATTGGGAAATCCATTTGGTTACAAAATGCTGCTTTTATATGGATTATTCCCATTGTATTGATTACCGTGGCTGCTTTTTTCGGTATGAATAATTTGGAGACAGCCAAAGCATCAGTTCGTGAACAATTCATTATATTCAAATGTAAACATATGTGGGTTATGAGTTTTATTTATACCATTGCTTTTGGGTCTTTTATCGGTTATTCTGCAGTGTTTCCTCTACTGATCAAATTTCAATTTTCAGGTATTAATCCTTTGCAATATGCCTTTTTAGGGCCTCTAGTGGGTGCCCTCTCTCGTCCCATTGGAGGATGGGCCGCTGATAAATACGGCGGGGCGCGGGTCAGCTTTTGGTCTATTTTTGTTATGATAGGTGCCACCTTAGGCGTTATCTTCTTTATGAACCAACATAATTTTATCGCATTTTTTATCATGGCATTAATTTTGTTTGTTACTTCTGGGGCGGCGAGTGGCTCTACCTTTGGAATGCTTTCTAAGATCTTTAATCCGAAAGAAGCAGCACCAGCCATTGGATTTATTTCAGCAGTTGCTGCGTATGGCGCATTTTTTGTTCCTAAGGCTTTTGGTTGGTCAACGCAGGCTACGGGATCGCCATCCATGGCCTTATATGGTTTTATTGCCTCTTACATAATCAGTCTATTTGTAATTTATCATTATTACAATCGTAGAGACGCAGAGATAAAATGTTAA
- a CDS encoding nitrate reductase subunit alpha: MDEKELPLWKKLNFFKTKERSQDGWSQVVADDRESEGIYRKRWSYDKVVRTTHGVNCTGSCSWKVFVKDGIITSENQQTDYPSTGPDMPEFEPRGCPRGASFSWYVYSPLRIKYPYIRRQLLALWREAVENSQGNLVKAWGSIVEDADKAKQYKQVRGKGGFVRANWQEVNEIMSAMLLYTIITYGPDRIAGFTPIPAMSMVSYAAGSRFLSLLGAPMLSFYDWYADLPPASPQIWGEQTDVPESSDWYNAGYIIMWGSNVPMTRTPDAHFMTEVRYKGTKVVAVSPDYAENVKFADNWLPVNPGSDAALAQAMTHVILKEFYIEKQEEYFLDYAKQFTDMPFMVLIEKNDTVYTPGRFARASDLGLAGNKGEWKPVLWDTVQDGFAIPKGTIGQRWDSTGQWNLKMESEAGDTLSPLLTLLGQEDEQICVNLPEFTEGGTGIVKRGIPVKLIMKNGKLLRVTTVFDLMLAQYGIDRGLPGKYPIDYYDEATYTPAWQKKHTNVETDLVIQIAREFAQNAADTKGRSMIIMGAGINHWFNGDTIYRAILNLVILTGCQGVNGGGWAHYVGQEKCRPIEGWGTVAFARDWSMPPRLQNATSFFYFATNQWQYETHSMEGLKSPTVAKSRYSHPADYNVLAARLGWMPSYPQFSQNSLQLSTEATEAGAETTEEVISHVVKKLKDRKMSFAVEDPDNAKNHPRGLFVWRSNLISSSGKGHEYFLKYLLGASHGLLSEPNEELRPEEVHWNNAPPEGKLDLLVNLDFRMAGTALYSDIVLPAATWYEKTDLSSTDMHPFVHPFNPAINPPWEAKSDWDIFKDLAKTFSTMAKEYLPEVQQDIVAVPLMHDSPGEIAQPFGKVLDWRKGEVEAIPGKTMPNMVMVERDYKEIYNKFTSLGPLLEKSPVGAHGIAFPVKEQYEELKKINGKNMVPGVAFARPSIETARQAAEAILTLSSATNGKLAMKAWEDAEKKTGMELKDISAGRAGEKFTFNDITVQPRQVIPTPVFTGSNKGDKRYSPFTTSIDHLMPFRTLTGRQHFYIDHEIMLEFGEAMPIYKPTLSPVLFAGKEYKPEAEGKEIVLRYLTPHGKWNIHSTYQDNLHMLTLFRGGPHVWVNHQDALLADLKDNDWVEVYNRNGVVSARVVVSHRMPRGTLYMYHAQDKHINVPGSSITGQRGGTHNSPTRVHVKPTQCIGGYAQLSYGFNYYGPIGNQRDIYVAVRKLKEVAWLED; encoded by the coding sequence ATGGATGAAAAAGAATTACCATTATGGAAAAAACTGAATTTCTTTAAAACAAAAGAAAGGTCGCAAGATGGCTGGAGCCAAGTAGTTGCAGATGACAGAGAATCCGAAGGGATATATCGTAAACGTTGGAGTTATGACAAAGTCGTGCGTACTACCCATGGGGTAAACTGTACAGGATCTTGTAGTTGGAAGGTTTTTGTGAAAGATGGTATTATTACCTCAGAAAATCAGCAGACGGATTACCCTTCTACAGGGCCTGATATGCCAGAGTTTGAGCCTCGAGGCTGTCCGAGAGGTGCAAGTTTTTCCTGGTATGTATATAGCCCTCTTAGGATCAAATATCCCTATATTCGTCGTCAACTATTGGCCTTATGGCGTGAGGCGGTAGAAAATAGTCAGGGCAATTTAGTGAAAGCTTGGGGTTCTATAGTAGAAGATGCTGATAAAGCAAAGCAATATAAACAAGTACGGGGTAAGGGTGGTTTTGTACGCGCAAACTGGCAAGAGGTTAATGAAATCATGTCAGCGATGCTGTTATATACCATTATCACCTATGGACCTGACCGTATTGCTGGCTTTACGCCCATACCTGCCATGTCTATGGTAAGTTATGCGGCTGGGTCCCGATTTTTATCTCTCTTAGGTGCTCCTATGTTAAGTTTTTACGATTGGTATGCCGATTTGCCCCCTGCATCACCTCAAATATGGGGGGAACAAACGGATGTGCCGGAAAGTAGTGACTGGTATAACGCAGGGTATATCATAATGTGGGGCTCCAATGTACCAATGACTCGGACACCTGACGCCCATTTTATGACGGAAGTCCGATATAAAGGTACGAAGGTAGTAGCCGTTAGTCCAGATTATGCGGAAAATGTGAAATTTGCTGATAATTGGCTTCCTGTTAATCCAGGCTCGGATGCGGCCTTAGCCCAGGCTATGACCCACGTTATTTTGAAAGAGTTCTATATTGAGAAACAAGAAGAATATTTTTTGGATTACGCTAAACAGTTTACGGATATGCCATTTATGGTGCTTATTGAAAAAAATGATACGGTATATACTCCAGGCCGATTTGCACGGGCTAGTGATCTTGGGTTAGCAGGGAATAAAGGAGAGTGGAAACCAGTATTATGGGATACAGTACAAGATGGCTTCGCTATTCCGAAGGGAACCATTGGTCAACGTTGGGATAGTACAGGACAATGGAATCTAAAAATGGAGAGTGAAGCTGGTGACACTTTATCCCCATTATTAACACTCCTAGGGCAAGAAGATGAGCAAATCTGTGTAAATCTTCCTGAATTTACGGAAGGTGGCACTGGAATTGTTAAACGAGGTATTCCTGTTAAATTAATCATGAAAAATGGTAAACTACTACGAGTCACAACTGTATTTGATCTTATGTTAGCTCAATATGGAATCGATCGCGGTCTGCCTGGGAAATATCCGATAGATTATTATGATGAAGCAACCTATACTCCAGCTTGGCAAAAGAAGCATACGAATGTTGAGACTGATTTGGTCATTCAGATAGCTAGAGAATTTGCTCAAAATGCTGCCGATACAAAAGGAAGATCCATGATTATCATGGGAGCAGGCATTAATCATTGGTTCAATGGAGACACCATTTATCGGGCTATATTGAATTTGGTGATTCTAACCGGTTGCCAAGGGGTAAATGGCGGCGGCTGGGCTCATTATGTAGGGCAGGAAAAGTGTCGTCCGATAGAAGGATGGGGTACTGTGGCTTTCGCTCGCGACTGGTCAATGCCGCCACGCCTTCAGAATGCGACCTCCTTTTTTTACTTTGCTACCAATCAGTGGCAGTATGAAACCCATAGCATGGAAGGATTAAAATCACCAACAGTGGCAAAAAGTCGCTACAGCCATCCGGCAGACTATAACGTATTGGCCGCTCGCCTCGGATGGATGCCTTCTTATCCTCAGTTTAGCCAAAACTCGTTACAGCTTAGTACAGAGGCCACTGAAGCAGGAGCTGAAACTACTGAAGAAGTCATTAGCCATGTCGTCAAAAAGTTAAAGGACAGAAAGATGTCTTTTGCTGTGGAAGATCCTGATAATGCCAAAAATCATCCTCGCGGATTGTTTGTCTGGCGTTCTAATCTAATTTCTAGTTCTGGTAAGGGACATGAGTATTTTTTGAAATATCTACTGGGAGCTTCCCATGGACTTTTATCGGAACCCAATGAAGAGTTGAGACCAGAGGAAGTTCATTGGAATAATGCTCCTCCAGAAGGCAAGCTTGATTTATTGGTTAATTTAGACTTTCGCATGGCTGGCACCGCTCTTTATTCTGATATAGTATTACCTGCTGCTACTTGGTATGAAAAAACCGATTTAAGTAGTACCGATATGCATCCTTTTGTTCATCCATTCAATCCCGCGATTAATCCACCATGGGAAGCCAAGTCTGATTGGGATATTTTCAAGGATTTGGCTAAGACCTTTTCTACTATGGCGAAAGAATATCTACCTGAGGTACAACAAGATATTGTGGCAGTGCCTCTTATGCATGACTCACCAGGAGAAATTGCCCAGCCCTTTGGTAAAGTGCTAGATTGGCGCAAGGGGGAAGTGGAGGCGATACCTGGTAAGACGATGCCGAATATGGTAATGGTAGAGCGGGACTATAAAGAAATTTATAATAAATTTACTTCTCTTGGACCATTACTAGAAAAAAGTCCAGTAGGTGCTCATGGTATTGCTTTTCCTGTTAAAGAACAATACGAAGAACTTAAAAAAATTAATGGAAAGAACATGGTGCCTGGTGTAGCCTTTGCTCGTCCTAGTATTGAGACAGCTCGCCAAGCGGCAGAAGCAATACTTACTCTATCGAGTGCGACAAATGGCAAATTGGCTATGAAAGCCTGGGAAGATGCAGAAAAGAAAACGGGTATGGAACTTAAGGATATCAGCGCGGGTCGTGCAGGAGAAAAATTTACTTTTAATGACATTACGGTACAACCAAGGCAAGTCATTCCTACCCCTGTATTTACTGGCTCAAATAAAGGAGATAAACGCTACTCCCCCTTTACGACCAGTATCGATCATTTGATGCCTTTCCGTACGTTGACAGGACGTCAACATTTCTATATTGATCATGAAATCATGCTAGAGTTTGGCGAAGCCATGCCTATCTATAAACCGACTTTATCTCCAGTGTTATTTGCTGGCAAAGAATATAAGCCCGAAGCGGAAGGTAAAGAAATTGTTTTGCGATATCTTACCCCTCATGGCAAATGGAATATACACAGTACCTATCAAGATAACCTGCATATGCTTACCTTATTTCGTGGTGGACCTCATGTATGGGTGAATCATCAGGATGCCTTACTGGCGGATCTTAAGGATAATGATTGGGTGGAAGTGTATAATCGTAATGGTGTAGTTTCTGCTAGAGTCGTGGTGAGTCATCGTATGCCTAGAGGAACTCTTTATATGTATCATGCGCAAGATAAGCACATTAATGTTCCTGGTTCATCTATTACTGGACAGCGGGGCGGGACACACAATAGCCCTACTCGAGTTCATGTTAAGCCCACCCAGTGTATTGGCGGATACGCCCAGCTTAGCTATGGGTTTAACTATTACGGGCCAATTGGCAATCAGAGAGATATTTATGTTGCGGTTCGTAAGTTAAAGGAGGTGGCTTGGCTTGAAGATTAA
- the narH gene encoding nitrate reductase subunit beta, giving the protein MKIKAQIAMVINLDKCIGCHTCSVTCKNTWTNREGAEYMWFNNVETKPGIGYPMEWENQEKYKGGWELQDGKLRLKGGSRLAKLLLKLFHNPDMPTLDDYYEPWTYDYEKLINSPTKRYQPVARPKSVITGKNMDLKWGPNWEDDLAGAHQTGTRDPNVVKMQEKVKFEFEQTFMAYLPRLCEHCLNPGCVAACPSGAIYKREEDGIVLVDQDACRSWRMCMTGCPYKKVYFNWQTHKAEKCIFCFPRVESGQPTVCSETCSGRVRYMGVILYDADRVKEAASTSNEQELYQAQLSVFLDPTDPEVIAKARLDGIREDWLEDAKRSPIYDLAVRYGIALPLHPEFRTMPMVWYIPPLSPIVSVAKEQGVNENLFPLLDDMRIPIEYLANILTAGNTKAVKSALGKLLAMRTYMRSINTNQKVDKDKLREAGLDEIAVERMYRLLAIAKYEDRFVIPTSHQEKYVNVYKQQGSCGYSLPQGSSCYGIRGEEDGR; this is encoded by the coding sequence TTGAAGATTAAAGCACAAATAGCTATGGTAATCAATTTAGATAAATGTATTGGCTGTCATACTTGCAGTGTGACCTGTAAAAATACTTGGACAAATCGTGAAGGCGCTGAGTATATGTGGTTTAATAATGTGGAAACCAAGCCAGGTATTGGGTATCCCATGGAGTGGGAAAATCAAGAAAAGTATAAGGGGGGCTGGGAATTACAAGATGGTAAACTCCGGCTCAAAGGCGGTAGCCGCTTAGCAAAGTTATTACTTAAATTATTCCACAATCCCGATATGCCTACCCTTGATGATTATTACGAACCTTGGACATACGATTATGAGAAACTAATTAACAGTCCTACAAAGCGTTATCAGCCAGTGGCTCGTCCCAAATCAGTAATTACCGGTAAAAATATGGACTTAAAGTGGGGGCCAAACTGGGAAGATGATTTAGCCGGTGCCCATCAAACTGGTACTAGAGATCCGAATGTAGTGAAGATGCAGGAAAAAGTTAAATTTGAGTTTGAACAAACTTTCATGGCCTATTTGCCAAGACTTTGTGAGCATTGCTTAAATCCTGGTTGTGTGGCTGCGTGTCCTTCAGGCGCCATTTACAAGCGGGAAGAAGATGGGATTGTTTTGGTGGATCAAGATGCTTGCCGCAGTTGGCGTATGTGTATGACTGGATGTCCCTATAAAAAGGTTTATTTTAACTGGCAAACTCATAAAGCGGAAAAATGTATTTTTTGTTTTCCAAGGGTGGAGTCAGGTCAACCTACTGTTTGCTCGGAAACTTGTTCAGGCCGTGTTCGGTATATGGGAGTCATATTGTATGATGCTGATAGAGTAAAAGAGGCAGCATCTACTAGCAATGAACAGGAGTTATATCAAGCGCAGCTTAGTGTATTTTTGGATCCTACTGATCCTGAAGTGATTGCGAAGGCTCGCTTAGATGGCATTCGTGAAGACTGGTTAGAAGATGCAAAACGTTCTCCTATTTATGATTTAGCCGTCCGATACGGTATAGCACTGCCATTACATCCTGAATTTCGCACCATGCCAATGGTATGGTATATACCGCCTCTTAGCCCGATTGTAAGTGTGGCAAAGGAGCAAGGCGTAAATGAAAATCTATTCCCGCTACTAGATGATATGCGTATTCCTATCGAATACTTAGCTAATATCTTAACGGCTGGTAATACAAAAGCAGTTAAGTCGGCCTTAGGTAAGCTGCTAGCTATGCGTACCTATATGCGATCAATCAACACAAACCAAAAAGTCGACAAGGATAAGCTAAGAGAGGCCGGCCTTGATGAAATTGCTGTAGAGCGTATGTATCGCCTTCTAGCTATTGCAAAATATGAGGATCGTTTTGTAATTCCCACATCACATCAAGAAAAATACGTTAATGTATATAAACAGCAAGGTAGCTGCGGTTATTCCCTGCCCCAAGGGAGCTCATGCTATGGTATTAGAGGTGAAGAAGATGGTAGATAA
- the narJ gene encoding nitrate reductase molybdenum cofactor assembly chaperone: MVLEVKKMVDKKMLRLLSILLQYPKSSWLKFDELRQLASELEHLPMEERVHSLLDYLEHNTCEELAEFYVSTFDFSEHCNLYITSLLCPDDQKRGQVLADLKGIYRQAGFEVDTEELPDYLPMLLEFLAIANQESCKQILEIVNPGIEKLWQQLLEKRSPYAALLEVCVGFTVPIACAETTHRGEGIS, translated from the coding sequence ATGGTATTAGAGGTGAAGAAGATGGTAGATAAGAAAATGTTGCGATTGCTATCTATTTTGCTTCAATATCCAAAAAGCAGTTGGTTAAAATTTGATGAGTTACGTCAGCTGGCAAGTGAATTGGAACACTTGCCAATGGAGGAAAGGGTACATTCTCTTCTAGATTACTTGGAACATAATACTTGTGAGGAATTAGCTGAGTTTTATGTAAGTACCTTTGATTTTAGTGAACATTGTAATCTGTATATTACCTCCCTACTCTGTCCCGATGATCAAAAGCGTGGGCAAGTACTAGCCGACTTGAAAGGTATCTACCGACAAGCTGGATTTGAGGTAGATACTGAGGAATTACCTGATTACCTTCCTATGCTACTTGAATTTCTAGCCATTGCTAACCAGGAATCATGTAAACAAATTTTAGAGATCGTAAATCCTGGTATTGAAAAACTATGGCAGCAACTTCTAGAAAAACGCAGTCCCTATGCTGCATTGCTTGAAGTTTGTGTAGGATTTACAGTGCCAATAGCATGTGCAGAAACTACCCACAGAGGAGAAGGTATATCATGA
- the narI gene encoding respiratory nitrate reductase subunit gamma has product MNFIEQFLWVIFPYIALTIFIVGHIYRYNMDQLGWTAKSSELLEKRSLQWGSILFHAGILAVVGGHISGLLIPKTFFESLGVNEHMYHMAAVYGGGPAGVVTLVGILILTFRRFGNDRVFAVSSKADLLVAILVLVEVVLGLTSTATNVFQVTNFDYRETISPWLRGLLFLKPDASFMTGVPLVFKLHVVTGFGMFAIWPFTRLVHVWSMPVEYIYRTYIQYFSRDLKDKSFH; this is encoded by the coding sequence ATGAATTTTATAGAACAATTTCTATGGGTGATTTTTCCTTATATAGCATTAACTATCTTTATAGTAGGACATATTTATCGCTATAACATGGATCAATTGGGCTGGACGGCTAAATCCAGTGAATTGTTGGAAAAACGCAGTCTACAGTGGGGCAGTATATTATTCCATGCTGGTATATTAGCTGTAGTTGGAGGTCATATTTCAGGTCTCTTGATACCCAAGACTTTTTTTGAATCACTTGGAGTGAACGAGCATATGTACCATATGGCCGCTGTTTATGGTGGAGGTCCCGCAGGGGTAGTCACGTTAGTAGGTATTCTGATTTTAACTTTCCGTCGTTTTGGTAATGACCGTGTATTTGCTGTTAGTAGTAAGGCTGATTTACTGGTAGCTATTTTAGTGCTAGTAGAAGTAGTCTTAGGGTTGACAAGTACAGCTACAAATGTATTCCAGGTGACGAACTTTGATTATCGAGAAACGATTAGTCCTTGGCTTAGAGGGTTATTGTTTTTGAAACCGGATGCTTCCTTTATGACTGGTGTACCTTTGGTATTTAAGCTTCATGTTGTGACGGGCTTTGGAATGTTTGCTATTTGGCCGTTTACAAGATTGGTGCATGTATGGAGTATGCCAGTCGAATATATATACAGAACCTATATTCAATATTTTAGTCGGGATTTAAAAGATAAATCCTTTCATTGA
- a CDS encoding GAF domain-containing protein, translating into MNTLESTINKCLEDLRLRAGADFSALALQESRESTIRWKYAVGNKNERFRRIVLRLGKGIAGKVLMSGRPMILEHYEPRQHEDPQEYPILYAEELQSALGVPVLTKGKVKGVLLVGYRTPCVIEGVVIDLSKRVATELENSIDF; encoded by the coding sequence ATGAATACATTAGAGAGTACAATCAATAAATGCTTAGAGGATTTGCGACTTAGGGCGGGGGCTGATTTCTCAGCGTTAGCTCTCCAGGAGTCAAGAGAATCTACGATCCGCTGGAAGTATGCAGTGGGTAATAAAAATGAACGGTTTCGAAGGATTGTACTGCGTCTGGGCAAGGGAATTGCAGGGAAAGTATTGATGTCAGGCAGACCCATGATATTGGAACATTATGAACCTCGGCAACATGAAGATCCGCAAGAATACCCGATTCTTTACGCGGAAGAATTGCAATCTGCCCTAGGAGTGCCAGTACTAACAAAGGGAAAAGTCAAAGGAGTGCTTTTAGTGGGTTACCGTACTCCTTGCGTAATTGAGGGAGTAGTAATTGATTTATCCAAACGAGTTGCCACAGAACTAGAAAATAGTATAGACTTCTAA